A window of the Cellvibrio sp. pealriver genome harbors these coding sequences:
- a CDS encoding polymer-forming cytoskeletal protein gives MAFSNNHTLISRATRVIGDLYFSGELQLEGKVTGNIVAEDEKDAKLVIADTGLVEGEIRAPVVIVNGKVVGNIYSSKHLELAAKGNVTGTVHYHSIEMVKGAQLNGSMVNNQQEPSGTMDISAKAQ, from the coding sequence ATGGCGTTTTCCAACAATCACACGCTTATTTCACGCGCAACCAGAGTCATTGGAGATTTGTATTTTAGTGGTGAGCTGCAACTGGAGGGCAAAGTGACAGGAAACATCGTCGCAGAAGATGAGAAGGATGCAAAGTTGGTGATCGCTGATACAGGTTTGGTTGAAGGTGAAATTCGTGCGCCTGTCGTGATTGTGAATGGTAAGGTTGTGGGAAATATTTACTCCAGTAAACATTTGGAACTGGCGGCCAAAGGTAACGTAACGGGAACTGTGCATTATCATTCTATAGAAATGGTCAAGGGGGCCCAGTTGAACGGCAGTATGGTCAACAATCAACAAGAGCCTTCGGGAACCATGGATATATCAGCTAAGGCGCAATAG
- the erpA gene encoding iron-sulfur cluster insertion protein ErpA, with product MSTAEVYIPQVVTVTDSAIAKVRSLIEEEDNPDLKLRVYVTGGGCSGFQYGFTFDEAVADDDSVVERDGVKVVVDAMSYPYLVGAIVNYEEGLQGSKFVIQNPNASSTCGCGSSFSI from the coding sequence ATGTCTACCGCTGAAGTCTATATCCCTCAGGTCGTCACCGTGACCGATAGTGCGATTGCCAAGGTCAGGAGTTTGATAGAGGAAGAGGATAATCCGGATCTGAAGTTGCGTGTTTATGTTACAGGAGGGGGTTGTTCTGGTTTCCAGTACGGCTTTACCTTCGATGAGGCCGTGGCTGATGACGATTCTGTTGTTGAGCGTGATGGTGTCAAAGTCGTAGTAGATGCGATGAGTTATCCGTATCTTGTTGGCGCTATTGTGAACTATGAGGAAGGGCTACAAGGCTCCAAATTCGTCATCCAAAATCCTAATGCATCCAGCACCTGCGGCTGCGGCTCGTCCTTCAGTATCTAA
- a CDS encoding anhydro-N-acetylmuramic acid kinase: MTQRQLYIGLMSGTSADAIDVALVDLQFSPKLIAQHSLPLPYKIQQQIHALSLPDENEIDRMCALDTELGQLFAQASLDLLSKAKIANHDVVAIGSHGQTIRHRPPGSIQGTFTLQIGDPNLIAELTGITTVADFRRRDMAAGGQGAPLVPAFHQAVFKSQKHDRVILNIGGMANITWLPAEGKTSGFDTGPGNVLMDNWVQTHLNKSYDANGDWASTGSVNPELLNLLLSDAFFSLPAPKSTGRENFNRTWLDNHLHILPSQPAAVDVQATLLELTATSIATSINQLSPAKKEIFVCGGGAYNTRLMQRLANLLTNSTVMSTSALGVDPQWIEAMAFAWLAQQTMHRKSGNLRAVTGANREVILGGVYYA, translated from the coding sequence ATGACACAACGCCAGCTTTATATAGGTTTGATGTCTGGCACCAGCGCTGATGCTATAGATGTCGCATTGGTAGATTTACAATTCTCACCAAAGTTAATTGCCCAGCACAGCCTTCCTCTTCCTTATAAGATACAACAACAGATACATGCACTCTCATTGCCTGATGAAAATGAGATAGATCGCATGTGCGCTTTGGATACTGAACTTGGACAACTATTTGCCCAAGCAAGCCTCGACTTACTCAGCAAGGCCAAAATTGCTAATCACGATGTTGTAGCTATTGGCAGCCACGGCCAAACCATCCGTCATCGGCCGCCAGGCTCAATCCAAGGAACATTTACTTTGCAGATTGGGGATCCCAATCTCATTGCAGAGCTAACAGGAATAACAACGGTGGCAGACTTTCGCCGCAGGGATATGGCCGCTGGAGGGCAAGGAGCTCCACTAGTACCGGCCTTTCATCAGGCCGTATTTAAAAGCCAGAAGCATGACAGGGTTATCCTGAATATTGGAGGGATGGCTAATATCACCTGGCTTCCAGCCGAAGGAAAAACATCCGGCTTTGATACCGGCCCGGGAAATGTCCTGATGGATAACTGGGTGCAAACGCATCTTAATAAATCTTACGATGCAAATGGAGACTGGGCATCAACAGGGAGCGTTAACCCTGAGTTGCTAAACCTTCTATTGTCGGATGCTTTTTTCTCATTGCCTGCCCCTAAAAGCACTGGACGGGAGAATTTCAATCGCACATGGCTAGATAATCATTTGCACATACTGCCATCACAACCTGCAGCTGTGGATGTGCAAGCTACTCTATTAGAGCTAACCGCCACCTCTATTGCCACTAGCATTAACCAACTTTCACCAGCAAAAAAAGAAATTTTCGTTTGTGGCGGAGGTGCTTATAACACTCGCTTAATGCAACGCTTGGCAAATTTATTAACGAATAGCACGGTGATGAGCACCTCTGCGTTAGGTGTTGACCCACAGTGGATAGAAGCAATGGCTTTTGCCTGGCTGGCACAGCAAACTATGCATCGCAAGTCAGGAAACTTGCGCGCGGTGACAGGAGCAAATCGGGAAGTGATTTTGGGCGGAGTTTATTACGCGTAA
- a CDS encoding peptidoglycan DD-metalloendopeptidase family protein, which produces MLTIKNYYHIARSTLFQYVPREHFAVAVALSFVLVIVLASEQHSNTETASIPSKNIPGLEIQGIDTQATPIAVPAVETIIQNVAAQTDTSKPAQRQPEIPQWKEFTIQNGDNLSILFKRAGLTDRAIYELFSDAKDAKDLRNIRAGQKMSFLVENGQLQGLNYVIDNLNSLSFERGTKGFTGKEVNLKPDVKYAFRQGSIDSSLYMAGKRAGMPSNLTMELANIFGWDIDFALDIQKGDNFKVMYEEQFLDGKRIGTGKILAAEFTNNGKTFKAVRYTSKDGSSNYYTPDGRGMHKAFLRTPIEFARISSHFSLNRKHPVLHIIRAHKGTDYAAVRGTPIRATGNGKIAFAGRKGGYGNCIVIQHGQGIETLYGHMNGFAKGMKTGARVSQGDVIGYVGSTGLASGPHLHYEFHVNGQVRNPVTVPLPKSIGIEKSELARFNETTRPLIAKLDQYKSSNRLAVAKTDSSN; this is translated from the coding sequence AATATGTACCACGCGAGCACTTCGCAGTGGCCGTCGCTTTATCTTTTGTTTTAGTAATCGTTTTAGCCAGTGAACAACATAGCAATACAGAAACAGCCAGCATACCAAGCAAAAATATTCCAGGTCTCGAAATTCAAGGCATAGATACTCAAGCCACTCCTATAGCAGTTCCTGCAGTAGAAACAATAATCCAGAACGTCGCAGCCCAAACAGACACAAGCAAACCAGCTCAACGCCAACCTGAAATTCCCCAGTGGAAAGAGTTCACCATCCAAAATGGTGACAACCTGTCTATTCTATTCAAGCGTGCCGGTTTAACTGATCGCGCTATTTATGAATTATTTAGTGATGCCAAAGATGCAAAAGACCTTCGCAATATTCGCGCTGGTCAAAAAATGTCATTCTTGGTTGAGAACGGACAACTACAAGGATTGAATTACGTTATCGATAACCTCAATAGCTTGAGTTTCGAGCGTGGCACCAAAGGTTTTACAGGTAAGGAAGTTAATTTAAAGCCGGATGTTAAATACGCATTTCGCCAAGGATCGATTGATAGCTCACTTTACATGGCAGGCAAGCGCGCAGGAATGCCGAGTAATTTAACCATGGAGCTGGCCAATATTTTTGGCTGGGACATCGATTTCGCTCTGGACATTCAAAAAGGCGATAACTTCAAGGTGATGTATGAAGAACAATTCCTTGATGGTAAACGTATTGGCACAGGTAAAATACTTGCAGCAGAGTTCACCAATAACGGAAAAACGTTTAAAGCCGTTCGCTATACATCAAAAGATGGCTCAAGCAATTACTACACTCCAGATGGCCGTGGGATGCATAAAGCGTTTTTGCGCACCCCTATCGAATTTGCCCGCATAAGTTCGCACTTCAGTCTAAACCGCAAACATCCCGTGCTACATATTATTCGCGCACACAAAGGCACTGACTACGCAGCAGTTCGCGGCACCCCCATACGAGCGACAGGCAATGGGAAAATTGCTTTCGCTGGCCGTAAAGGTGGCTATGGCAACTGTATTGTGATCCAACACGGTCAAGGTATTGAAACACTTTACGGTCACATGAACGGTTTTGCTAAAGGAATGAAAACAGGCGCTCGTGTAAGCCAAGGCGATGTTATCGGCTACGTTGGCTCTACTGGATTAGCTTCCGGGCCTCATTTGCACTATGAGTTCCATGTTAATGGGCAAGTGCGTAACCCTGTAACAGTTCCACTGCCGAAATCGATTGGCATAGAAAAATCCGAGTTGGCTCGCTTTAACGAAACCACACGTCCACTTATCGCGAAATTGGATCAATACAAATCATCCAACCGTTTGGCTGTGGCTAAAACTGATAGCAGTAATTAA